In Bradyrhizobium sp. 1(2017), one DNA window encodes the following:
- a CDS encoding glutathione S-transferase family protein — MTIELHTWNTPNGRKISVALEEMGLPYKVIPVNISKGEQMAPAFLKLSPNNKIPAIVDPEGPDGKPVGIFESGAILLYLGEKTGKFLPKSLSGRVPVYEWLMWQMGGFGPMPGQVHHFIALENEQDRAYGLKRYMAETRRLYGVLDRRLEGRDFVAGELSVADFAILGWAWRHPRHKVDLADFPNVKRWYDALMARPAVKRGMEAKLD; from the coding sequence ATGACCATCGAACTGCACACTTGGAACACGCCGAACGGCCGCAAGATCTCGGTCGCGCTGGAGGAGATGGGGCTGCCCTACAAGGTGATCCCGGTGAACATCTCCAAGGGCGAGCAGATGGCCCCGGCCTTCCTCAAGCTCTCCCCCAACAACAAGATCCCCGCGATCGTCGACCCCGAAGGTCCCGACGGCAAGCCGGTCGGCATCTTCGAATCCGGCGCGATCCTGCTCTATCTCGGCGAAAAGACCGGCAAATTCCTGCCGAAATCGCTGTCCGGACGGGTCCCCGTCTACGAATGGCTGATGTGGCAGATGGGGGGCTTCGGCCCGATGCCGGGTCAGGTGCACCATTTCATCGCCCTCGAGAACGAGCAGGACCGCGCCTACGGCCTGAAGCGCTACATGGCCGAGACGCGCCGGCTCTATGGCGTGCTCGACCGCCGGCTCGAGGGCCGCGACTTCGTCGCCGGCGAGCTCTCGGTTGCCGATTTCGCGATCCTCGGCTGGGCCTGGCGTCACCCCCGCCACAAGGTGGACCTCGCCGACTTCCCCAACGTCAAGCGCTGGTACGACGCCCTGATGGCGCGGCCGGCGGTGAAGCGCGGCATGGAGGCGAAGCTGGATTAG
- the pyrE gene encoding orotate phosphoribosyltransferase: MSKSASRARLFEIIRRRSFGRGEVTLASGRKSDFYFNLKPTMLDPEGATLLAELTYEALKDDQLDFIGGLEMGAVPLAGALAQISWIKGHPIAAFFVRKKPKEHGAKLAIEGLPKGETLAGKRVVIVEDVTTTGGSAMKAVESVRETGAEVVLVLTMVDREEGATDTFGAAGLPFRSLYKASEFLKA, from the coding sequence GTGTCGAAATCAGCCTCCCGCGCCCGCCTGTTCGAAATCATCCGCCGGCGCTCCTTCGGCCGCGGCGAGGTGACGCTCGCGTCCGGCCGCAAGAGCGATTTCTACTTCAACCTCAAGCCGACCATGCTCGACCCCGAGGGCGCGACCCTGCTCGCCGAGCTCACCTACGAGGCGCTGAAGGACGACCAGCTCGATTTCATCGGCGGGCTCGAGATGGGCGCGGTGCCGCTGGCCGGCGCGCTGGCGCAGATCTCCTGGATCAAGGGTCATCCGATCGCGGCCTTCTTCGTCCGCAAGAAGCCGAAGGAGCACGGCGCCAAGCTCGCGATCGAGGGCCTGCCCAAGGGCGAGACGCTGGCGGGCAAGCGCGTCGTGATCGTCGAGGACGTCACCACCACCGGCGGCTCGGCGATGAAGGCGGTGGAATCCGTGCGCGAGACCGGGGCCGAAGTGGTGCTGGTGCTGACCATGGTCGACCGCGAGGAAGGCGCCACCGATACATTCGGTGCGGCCGGCCTGCCGTTCCGCTCGCTGTACAAGGCGTCGGAGTTCTTGAAGGCCTGA
- the hrpB gene encoding ATP-dependent helicase HrpB, with product MPRKFDTPLPIDAVLDELSGTLEAGNAAVLVAPPGAGKTTRVPLALLDAPWAKGKKIIVLEPRRIAARASADRMAKSLGERAGETVGYRVRFGSKISRATRIEVVTEGIFTRQILDDPELSGVAAILFDEFHERSLDADMGLALARDAQTGLREDLRILVMSATLDGARVAKLLGDAPVVESEGRAFPVETRYLGRKADAPIERQMADAIASALRADSGSVLAFLPGAAEIRRTQNFISERVQDASIEIVPLFGALDAAVQDRAIAPAPKGTRKVVLATSIAETSLTIEGVRIVVDCGLARVPRYEPDIGLTRLETVRASRAAVDQRRGRAGRTEAGVCYRLWDEPQTASLTPYTQPEILSADLSSLVLDLAQWGVADPAALSFLDPPPQPAWKEAKSLLSELNALDGDGRITAEGKSLRALALPPRLARMIVDSHRAGEGEAAAEIAAIITERGLGGDSVDLEHRRDQFRRDRSPRAASARDLARRWASQVAASEKAGPQEDISTGLMLAYAFPDRVARNRGNGSFVLANGRGASVEQTSSLARAPYIAIGEMTGTAASGRILLAAQITQEEIEQHFAEHIESADEITFDRGAMGLRARRKRVLHAITLSEATLAVSPSEDTARIFADGLIAAGLDRLPWSKAAKQWRDRVTFLRKAEGDSWPDLSDDGLIARRDDWLVPALYDKIALKDISAGDLSEALMALLPWEMRARLDREAPTHFEAPTGSVLAIDYEAEQGPTIAVRLQELFGLNTHPAIAAGRVPLVLELLSPAQRPVQVTRDLPGFWRGSYAAVRSDLRGRYPRHPWPDDPANALPTRRAKPRGT from the coding sequence TTGCCCCGCAAATTCGATACGCCCCTCCCGATCGATGCCGTGCTCGACGAACTCTCGGGCACGCTGGAGGCCGGCAACGCCGCCGTGCTGGTGGCGCCGCCGGGTGCCGGCAAGACCACGCGGGTGCCGCTGGCACTGCTCGATGCACCCTGGGCCAAGGGCAAGAAGATCATCGTGCTGGAGCCACGCCGCATCGCCGCGCGCGCCAGCGCCGACCGCATGGCCAAATCGCTCGGCGAGCGCGCCGGGGAAACCGTCGGCTATCGCGTCCGCTTCGGCTCCAAGATCTCGCGCGCCACGCGCATCGAGGTGGTGACCGAGGGCATCTTCACCCGCCAGATCCTCGACGATCCCGAGCTCTCCGGCGTTGCCGCCATCCTGTTCGACGAATTCCACGAGCGCTCGCTCGATGCCGACATGGGCCTCGCACTGGCACGCGATGCGCAAACCGGCTTGCGTGAAGACCTGCGCATCCTGGTGATGTCGGCGACGCTCGATGGTGCGCGCGTGGCGAAACTGCTCGGCGATGCCCCCGTCGTCGAAAGCGAGGGCCGCGCCTTTCCGGTCGAGACGCGTTATCTCGGCCGCAAGGCCGACGCGCCGATCGAGCGGCAGATGGCGGACGCGATCGCATCTGCGCTGCGCGCCGATAGCGGCTCAGTGCTGGCCTTTCTGCCGGGTGCTGCCGAAATCCGCCGAACCCAGAATTTTATCAGTGAACGCGTGCAGGACGCTTCCATCGAGATCGTGCCGCTGTTCGGCGCGCTCGATGCCGCCGTGCAGGACCGCGCCATCGCGCCGGCGCCGAAGGGCACGCGCAAGGTCGTGCTGGCGACATCGATCGCGGAAACGTCGCTCACCATCGAAGGCGTGCGCATCGTCGTCGATTGCGGTCTCGCCCGCGTGCCGCGCTATGAGCCCGACATCGGGTTGACGCGGCTCGAGACCGTGCGCGCCTCGCGCGCCGCAGTGGACCAGCGCCGTGGCCGCGCCGGCCGCACCGAGGCCGGGGTATGCTACCGGCTCTGGGACGAGCCGCAGACGGCCTCGCTCACGCCCTACACCCAACCGGAAATCCTCAGCGCCGATCTGTCCTCGCTCGTGCTCGATCTCGCGCAATGGGGCGTCGCCGATCCCGCTGCACTGTCGTTCCTCGATCCGCCGCCGCAGCCGGCCTGGAAGGAAGCGAAGAGCCTGCTCTCCGAGCTCAACGCGCTCGATGGCGACGGCCGCATCACCGCCGAAGGCAAGAGCCTGCGCGCGCTGGCGCTGCCGCCGCGGCTGGCGCGCATGATCGTTGATTCACATCGTGCCGGGGAGGGCGAAGCCGCCGCCGAGATCGCGGCGATCATCACCGAGCGCGGGCTCGGCGGCGACAGCGTCGATCTCGAGCACCGGCGCGACCAGTTCCGCCGCGACCGCTCGCCGCGTGCCGCCAGCGCGCGCGATCTGGCGCGGCGCTGGGCCTCGCAGGTCGCGGCGTCGGAGAAGGCGGGGCCGCAGGAGGATATCTCGACCGGCCTGATGCTCGCCTATGCATTTCCGGACCGTGTCGCGCGCAACCGCGGCAATGGCAGCTTCGTGCTGGCCAATGGCCGCGGCGCGTCCGTCGAGCAGACCTCCTCGCTCGCCCGCGCTCCCTACATCGCGATCGGCGAAATGACGGGAACGGCGGCGAGCGGCCGCATCCTGCTTGCCGCACAGATCACGCAGGAGGAGATCGAGCAACATTTCGCCGAGCACATCGAGAGCGCCGATGAGATCACCTTCGACCGTGGCGCGATGGGGCTGCGGGCGCGGCGCAAGCGGGTGCTGCACGCCATCACGCTCTCGGAGGCGACGCTTGCCGTCTCGCCCTCGGAGGATACCGCGCGCATCTTCGCAGACGGGCTGATCGCAGCCGGCCTCGACCGGCTGCCCTGGTCGAAGGCGGCCAAGCAGTGGCGCGACCGCGTGACGTTCCTGCGCAAGGCCGAGGGTGACAGCTGGCCCGATCTGTCCGACGATGGATTGATCGCGCGGCGCGACGACTGGCTGGTGCCGGCGCTCTACGACAAGATCGCGCTCAAGGACATCTCCGCGGGCGATCTCTCCGAGGCGCTGATGGCGCTCTTGCCCTGGGAGATGCGCGCGCGGCTCGATCGCGAGGCGCCGACGCATTTCGAGGCGCCGACCGGAAGCGTGCTTGCGATCGACTACGAGGCCGAGCAGGGGCCGACCATTGCGGTGCGGCTGCAGGAATTGTTCGGCCTCAACACCCATCCCGCGATCGCTGCCGGCAGGGTGCCGCTGGTGCTGGAATTGCTGTCGCCGGCGCAGCGCCCGGTGCAGGTGACGCGCGATCTGCCCGGCTTCTGGCGCGGCAGCTACGCGGCCGTACGCTCCGACCTGCGCGGCCGCTATCCGCGCCACCCCTGGCCGGACGATCCCGCCAATGCGTTGCCGACAAGGCGGGCGAAGCCGCGCGGCACGTGA
- a CDS encoding LysE family translocator produces MPHTPALLGFALVSLGLVLTPGPNMIYLISRSITQGPAAGIVSLGGVALGFVFYMLCAAFGITALLLAIPFAYDALRFAGAGYLLWLAWQAVKPGGRSPFQVKQLAVDSPRKLFAMGFVTNLLNPKIAMLYLALLPQFIDPAAGSVLTQSVVLGAIQIAISVSVNAMIALAAGSIALFLGSRPSWMLVQRWLMGTVLAGLAVRMAVEAKKV; encoded by the coding sequence ATGCCCCACACGCCCGCCCTGCTCGGCTTCGCCCTCGTTTCTCTCGGTTTGGTGCTCACGCCGGGGCCGAACATGATCTACCTGATCTCGCGCTCGATCACGCAGGGGCCGGCGGCGGGCATTGTCTCGCTCGGCGGCGTGGCGCTCGGCTTCGTGTTCTACATGCTGTGCGCGGCGTTCGGCATCACGGCGCTGCTGCTCGCCATTCCCTTTGCCTATGACGCGCTGCGCTTTGCCGGGGCCGGTTATCTGCTCTGGCTTGCCTGGCAGGCCGTGAAGCCGGGCGGGCGCTCGCCGTTCCAGGTGAAGCAACTCGCGGTCGACAGCCCGCGCAAATTGTTCGCGATGGGCTTCGTCACCAACCTGCTCAACCCAAAGATCGCGATGCTGTATCTGGCGCTGCTGCCGCAATTCATCGATCCCGCCGCCGGCAGCGTGCTGACGCAGTCGGTGGTGCTCGGGGCGATCCAGATCGCGATCAGCGTCAGCGTCAATGCGATGATCGCGCTCGCAGCCGGATCGATCGCACTGTTCCTGGGGAGCCGGCCGAGTTGGATGCTGGTGCAGCGCTGGCTGATGGGCACGGTGCTGGCCGGCCTCGCGGTGCGAATGGCGGTGGAAGCGAAGAAGGTGTAG
- the polA gene encoding DNA polymerase I, translating into MPKTSPKTSAKADTKAAAPKAANTKPAAATAAAKPVAAKAVGKGDHIFLVDGSGYIFRAYHALPPLNRKSDGLQVNAVLGFCNMLWKLLRDMPEDNRPTHLAIIFDKSEITFRNKIYPDYKAHRPPAPDDLIPQFALIREAVRAFDLPCLEQVGFEADDLIATYVRQACERGASATIVSSDKDLMQLVTDCVTMYDTMKDRRIGIPEVIEKFGVPPEKVVEVQALAGDSTDNVPGVPGIGIKTAAQLITEYGDLDQLLFRAGEIKQPKRREALLENAEKARISRQLVLLDDKVELEVPLDDLAVHEPDARKLVAFLKAMEFTTLTRRVADYSQIDPANVDADPGYASGASVFSPLPPSDVVPTPGDGTPVPARPSQPNTSASKEDKSASPKGAPVSLAAAREDALRKLPVDRGKYQAIKTLEELDAFIARIHDAGHVAIELRGSSIDPMQADLCGIALALAPNEACYVPLAHKQSGGDGGLFDAGLAPGQVRHADAIEALRPVLESSGILKIGFDVKFTAVMLAQHGITLRNIDDALLISYVLDAGRGSHALESLSERWFGHAMLKESELLGSGKGKITFDQVPVDKAAPLSAEGVDIALRVWRVLKPRLVAEHMATVYESLERPLVSVLARMERRGISIDRQVLSRLSGDFAQTAARVEAEIQQIAGEPVNVGSPKQIGDILFGKMGLPGGTKTKTGAWSTTAQVLDELAEQGHDFPKKILEWRQVSKLKSTYTDALPTYVNPQTHRVHTTYALAATTTGRLSSNEPNLQNIPVRTEDGRKIRRAFIATPGHKLVSADYSQIELRLLAEIADIPVLKQAFRDGLDIHAMTASEMFGVPIKGMPSEIRRRAKAINFGIIYGISAFGLANQLGIAREEASAYIKKYFERFPGIRAYMDETRDFCRSYGYVTTLFGRKCHYPDIKASNASVRAFNERAAINARLQGTAADIIRRAMTRVEDALAEKKLSAQMLLQVHDELIFEVPDAEVEATLPVVQRVMQDAPFPAVLLSVPLHVDARAANNWDEAH; encoded by the coding sequence ATGCCCAAAACCTCCCCGAAGACCTCCGCCAAAGCTGACACCAAGGCTGCCGCGCCCAAGGCGGCGAACACCAAGCCCGCTGCTGCGACAGCTGCTGCCAAACCGGTCGCGGCGAAGGCGGTCGGCAAGGGCGACCACATCTTCCTGGTCGACGGTTCCGGCTACATCTTCCGCGCCTATCACGCGCTGCCGCCGCTGAACCGCAAATCCGACGGCCTGCAGGTCAATGCCGTGCTCGGCTTCTGCAACATGCTGTGGAAGCTCTTGCGCGACATGCCCGAGGACAATCGGCCCACGCATCTCGCCATCATCTTCGACAAGTCGGAGATCACCTTCCGCAACAAGATCTATCCCGATTACAAGGCGCACCGGCCGCCGGCGCCCGATGACCTCATCCCGCAATTCGCCCTGATCCGCGAGGCCGTGCGCGCCTTCGACCTGCCTTGCCTGGAACAAGTCGGATTCGAGGCCGACGATCTCATCGCAACCTATGTGCGGCAGGCCTGCGAGCGCGGCGCCAGCGCGACCATCGTGTCCTCCGACAAAGACCTGATGCAGCTCGTCACCGACTGCGTCACCATGTACGACACGATGAAGGACCGCCGCATCGGCATCCCCGAGGTGATCGAGAAGTTCGGCGTGCCGCCGGAGAAGGTGGTCGAGGTGCAAGCCTTGGCCGGCGATTCCACCGACAACGTGCCCGGCGTGCCCGGCATCGGCATCAAGACCGCCGCGCAGCTGATCACCGAATATGGCGACCTCGACCAGTTGCTGTTCCGCGCCGGCGAGATCAAGCAGCCCAAGCGTCGCGAGGCGCTGCTCGAGAACGCGGAGAAGGCCCGCATCTCGCGGCAGCTCGTGCTGCTCGACGACAAGGTGGAGCTCGAGGTGCCGCTCGACGACCTCGCGGTGCACGAGCCCGACGCGCGCAAGCTGGTCGCCTTCCTGAAGGCGATGGAGTTCACGACGCTGACGCGACGCGTCGCCGACTATTCGCAAATCGATCCCGCCAATGTCGATGCCGACCCGGGCTATGCCAGCGGCGCCAGCGTGTTCTCGCCGCTGCCGCCCTCGGACGTCGTGCCCACGCCGGGCGACGGCACGCCGGTGCCGGCCCGGCCGAGCCAGCCCAACACATCGGCCAGCAAGGAAGACAAGTCCGCGAGCCCGAAAGGCGCGCCGGTCTCGCTCGCGGCCGCGCGCGAGGACGCCTTGCGCAAGCTTCCGGTCGACCGCGGCAAATACCAGGCGATCAAGACGCTCGAGGAGCTCGACGCCTTCATCGCGCGCATCCACGATGCAGGCCACGTCGCGATCGAGCTGCGCGGAAGCTCGATCGATCCGATGCAGGCCGACCTCTGCGGCATTGCCTTGGCTCTGGCGCCGAACGAGGCCTGTTACGTGCCACTGGCGCACAAGCAATCCGGCGGCGACGGCGGCCTGTTCGATGCAGGGCTCGCGCCCGGTCAGGTCAGGCATGCCGATGCGATCGAGGCCCTGCGGCCGGTGCTGGAATCATCCGGCATCCTCAAGATCGGCTTCGACGTCAAGTTCACCGCCGTGATGCTGGCGCAGCATGGCATCACCTTGCGCAACATCGACGATGCTCTCCTGATCTCCTACGTGCTCGATGCCGGCCGCGGCTCGCATGCGCTGGAATCGCTATCCGAGCGCTGGTTCGGCCATGCCATGCTGAAGGAGAGCGAGCTGCTCGGCAGCGGCAAGGGCAAGATCACCTTCGACCAGGTGCCGGTCGACAAGGCCGCGCCGCTGTCGGCCGAGGGCGTCGACATCGCCCTGCGCGTCTGGCGCGTGCTGAAGCCGCGCCTCGTCGCCGAGCACATGGCGACGGTTTACGAGAGCCTGGAGCGGCCGCTGGTGTCGGTGCTCGCCCGCATGGAGCGGCGCGGCATCTCGATCGACCGCCAGGTGCTGTCGCGCCTGTCGGGTGACTTCGCCCAGACCGCGGCGCGCGTCGAGGCCGAGATCCAGCAGATTGCCGGCGAGCCCGTCAATGTCGGCAGCCCCAAGCAGATCGGCGACATCCTGTTCGGCAAGATGGGACTGCCCGGAGGCACCAAGACGAAGACCGGCGCATGGTCGACCACCGCCCAGGTGCTCGACGAGCTCGCCGAGCAGGGCCACGACTTCCCGAAGAAGATTTTGGAGTGGCGCCAGGTCTCGAAACTCAAATCGACCTATACCGACGCGCTGCCGACCTACGTCAATCCGCAGACCCATCGCGTCCACACCACCTATGCGCTGGCCGCAACCACCACGGGCCGGCTGTCGTCGAACGAGCCGAACTTGCAGAACATTCCGGTGCGCACCGAGGACGGCCGCAAGATCCGCCGCGCCTTCATCGCGACACCAGGGCACAAGCTGGTCTCCGCCGACTATTCGCAGATCGAGCTGCGGCTGCTCGCCGAGATCGCCGACATCCCCGTGCTGAAGCAGGCGTTCCGCGACGGGCTCGACATTCACGCCATGACGGCGTCGGAAATGTTCGGCGTGCCGATCAAGGGCATGCCGAGCGAGATCCGCCGCCGTGCCAAGGCGATCAATTTCGGCATCATCTACGGCATCTCCGCGTTCGGTCTCGCCAACCAGCTCGGCATCGCGCGCGAGGAGGCCTCGGCCTACATCAAGAAATATTTCGAGCGCTTCCCCGGTATCCGCGCCTATATGGACGAGACGCGCGACTTCTGCCGCAGCTACGGCTACGTCACCACGCTGTTCGGCCGCAAATGCCACTATCCCGACATCAAGGCCTCCAACGCCTCGGTGCGCGCCTTCAACGAGCGCGCCGCGATCAACGCCCGCCTTCAGGGCACCGCCGCCGACATCATCCGCCGCGCCATGACGCGCGTGGAGGACGCACTCGCCGAGAAGAAGCTGTCGGCGCAGATGCTGCTGCAGGTGCACGACGAACTGATCTTCGAGGTGCCGGACGCCGAGGTCGAGGCAACGCTGCCCGTCGTGCAACGCGTGATGCAGGACGCACCGTTCCCGGCCGTGCTGCTGTCAGTGCCGCTGCATGTCGACGCACGCGCGGCCAACAATTGGGACGAGGCGCACTGA
- a CDS encoding UDP-glucose dehydrogenase family protein, whose product MRIAMIGTGYVGLVSGACFADFGHDVICVDKDEKKIAALHRGEIPIYEPGLDDLVATNVKAKRLDFTTDLSKPVADADAVFIAVGTPSRRGDGHADLSYVYAAAREIAQSLTGFTVVVTKSTVPVGTGDEVERIIREANPKADVVVASNPEFLREGAAIRDFKFPDRVVVGLSDERGRKVMGDIYRPLSLNQAPLMFTARRTAEMIKYAANAFLATKITFINEIADLSEKVGANVQEVARGIGLDNRIGTKFLHAGPGFGGSCFPKDTKALIKIAQDYDVSLRIVESVLAVNENRKRAMARKVSQALGGSLRGKTIAVLGLTFKPDTDDMRDAPSIPLVTGLIDMGATVRAFDPVGMEQAKSELPSITYCEDAYSCAQGADALVVVTEWVQFRALDLDRLKANMAKPVVVDLRNIYRPEDMAAAGFVYESIGRPPVQG is encoded by the coding sequence ATGCGCATTGCGATGATCGGAACGGGCTATGTGGGACTGGTGTCCGGGGCCTGCTTTGCGGATTTCGGTCACGACGTCATCTGCGTCGACAAGGACGAGAAGAAGATCGCGGCGCTCCATCGCGGCGAGATCCCGATCTACGAGCCGGGGCTCGATGACCTTGTCGCGACCAACGTCAAGGCCAAGCGGCTCGACTTCACCACCGATCTGTCCAAGCCGGTTGCGGATGCCGACGCCGTCTTCATCGCCGTCGGAACGCCCTCGCGCCGCGGCGATGGCCACGCCGATTTGTCCTACGTCTACGCCGCCGCGCGCGAGATCGCGCAGTCGCTCACCGGCTTCACCGTCGTGGTGACGAAATCGACCGTGCCGGTCGGCACCGGTGACGAGGTCGAGCGCATCATTCGCGAAGCCAATCCCAAGGCCGACGTCGTCGTGGCCTCCAATCCCGAATTCCTGCGCGAGGGCGCCGCGATCCGCGACTTCAAATTTCCCGACCGCGTGGTGGTCGGCCTCTCCGACGAGCGCGGCCGCAAGGTGATGGGTGACATCTACCGCCCGCTGTCGCTGAACCAGGCGCCGCTGATGTTCACCGCACGCCGCACCGCCGAGATGATCAAATACGCAGCCAACGCGTTTCTGGCGACCAAGATCACCTTCATCAACGAGATCGCCGATCTCTCCGAGAAGGTCGGCGCCAACGTTCAGGAGGTCGCGCGCGGCATTGGCCTCGACAACCGCATCGGCACCAAGTTCCTGCATGCCGGTCCCGGTTTCGGCGGCTCGTGCTTTCCCAAGGACACCAAGGCGCTGATCAAGATCGCTCAGGATTATGACGTCTCCTTGCGCATCGTCGAATCCGTGCTGGCGGTCAACGAGAACCGCAAGCGCGCGATGGCGCGCAAGGTGAGCCAGGCGCTCGGCGGCTCGCTGCGCGGCAAGACCATCGCGGTGCTCGGCCTCACCTTCAAGCCCGACACCGATGACATGCGCGACGCGCCGTCGATCCCGCTGGTCACAGGCCTGATCGACATGGGGGCAACCGTGAGGGCCTTCGATCCCGTCGGCATGGAGCAGGCGAAAAGCGAGCTGCCCAGCATCACCTATTGCGAGGACGCCTATTCCTGCGCGCAAGGCGCCGATGCGCTCGTCGTCGTCACCGAATGGGTGCAGTTCCGCGCGCTCGATCTCGACCGGTTGAAGGCGAACATGGCAAAGCCCGTCGTGGTGGACCTCCGCAACATCTACCGTCCCGAGGACATGGCGGCCGCCGGTTTCGTCTATGAGAGCATCGGTCGTCCGCCGGTGCAGGGCTGA
- a CDS encoding DUF2865 domain-containing protein, translating into MRTISSHARRRAILVAATLAAPLLAAPAPVSAEGLFDFLFGGLQQQRPQREVPQQNSYVDPVTGQQQYVPPSRSAAAGGSGPAFCVRSCDGKYFPLMRGLVSPAQMCQAFCPATATKVYFGSSIEGAASQTGERYADSENAFAYRKALRADCTCNGRDPVGLAPVDLALDSSLKAGDVIATSDGLVAYTGIRVGNDQAADFTPVASYPGLTAQVRARLGEMKVAPVRAETVSADAPPAAEIVREPLPDVAVPKTQKPAKRAGLD; encoded by the coding sequence TTGCGTACCATCTCGTCCCATGCGCGGCGTCGCGCGATACTTGTGGCCGCCACCCTTGCAGCTCCGCTGCTTGCGGCGCCGGCCCCGGTTTCGGCTGAAGGCCTGTTCGACTTCCTCTTCGGCGGGCTGCAGCAACAGCGCCCCCAGCGCGAGGTGCCGCAACAGAACTCCTACGTCGATCCCGTCACCGGCCAGCAGCAGTATGTGCCGCCGAGCCGTTCGGCGGCGGCCGGCGGCTCCGGCCCGGCCTTCTGCGTGCGCAGCTGCGACGGGAAATATTTTCCGCTGATGCGCGGGCTCGTCTCGCCGGCGCAGATGTGTCAGGCGTTCTGTCCTGCCACCGCGACGAAGGTCTATTTCGGCTCCTCGATCGAAGGCGCCGCGTCGCAGACCGGGGAACGCTACGCCGACAGCGAGAACGCGTTCGCCTATCGCAAAGCGCTGCGCGCGGACTGCACCTGCAACGGCCGCGACCCCGTCGGCCTCGCCCCGGTCGATCTGGCGCTGGATTCCTCGCTGAAGGCCGGCGACGTGATCGCCACCTCCGACGGCCTCGTGGCCTATACCGGCATCCGCGTCGGCAACGACCAGGCTGCGGACTTCACCCCGGTCGCTTCCTATCCCGGGCTCACCGCGCAGGTCCGGGCCCGGCTCGGCGAGATGAAGGTGGCCCCGGTGCGCGCCGAGACGGTCTCCGCGGATGCCCCGCCCGCGGCCGAGATCGTGCGCGAGCCGCTGCCTGACGTGGCGGTGCCGAAGACACAAAAGCCGGCCAAGCGCGCGGGACTGGATTAG
- a CDS encoding acyltransferase family protein, producing MARSGTIADGGLKAQAAARIDWVDYAKGICIVMVVMMHSVLGVELAAGQTGFMHVAVAFAKPFRMPDFFLISGLFLSLVIDRDWRIYLDRKVVHFAYFYVVWVTIQFGFKAPAFAAETGWHHVGLLYLESFIEPFGTLWFIYLLPIFFVVTKLTRKVPPLAIWLVAAALETARITTGWTVIDEFCSRFVYFYSGYLFAPYVFALSDRARSHPALALAALATWALVNAGLVAWGASEWGIVSLVLGFAGACAIITTGTLLARARWLNVLRFCGEHSIVIYLAFFLPMAATRTLLLRTGVIADIGTVSLLVTIAGVLGALAIWQVALRLNARFLFERPDAFWIAPKRTGAVLQAAE from the coding sequence ATGGCACGATCGGGCACAATCGCCGACGGCGGGCTCAAGGCCCAAGCTGCCGCGCGTATCGACTGGGTCGACTACGCCAAGGGCATCTGCATCGTCATGGTCGTGATGATGCATTCGGTGCTGGGGGTCGAGCTCGCCGCCGGGCAGACCGGTTTCATGCATGTCGCCGTGGCCTTCGCAAAGCCGTTCCGGATGCCGGATTTCTTCCTGATCTCGGGATTGTTCCTGTCACTGGTGATCGATCGGGACTGGCGAATCTATCTCGACCGTAAGGTTGTGCATTTCGCCTATTTTTATGTCGTCTGGGTGACAATCCAATTCGGCTTCAAGGCGCCGGCCTTTGCGGCGGAGACGGGCTGGCATCACGTGGGCCTCCTGTATCTGGAATCCTTCATCGAGCCGTTCGGCACGCTGTGGTTCATCTATCTGCTGCCGATCTTCTTCGTCGTCACAAAACTGACACGCAAAGTCCCGCCGCTCGCAATCTGGCTCGTCGCCGCCGCGCTGGAGACAGCGCGCATCACGACCGGCTGGACCGTCATCGATGAGTTCTGCTCGCGCTTCGTCTATTTCTATTCGGGCTATCTGTTCGCGCCCTATGTGTTCGCGCTGTCGGATCGCGCGCGCAGCCATCCGGCGCTCGCGCTTGCCGCGCTCGCCACATGGGCGCTGGTGAATGCCGGCCTCGTCGCGTGGGGCGCCAGCGAATGGGGAATCGTCTCGCTCGTGCTCGGCTTCGCCGGCGCATGCGCCATCATCACGACGGGCACGCTGCTCGCGCGCGCACGATGGCTGAATGTCCTCCGCTTCTGCGGCGAGCATTCGATCGTGATCTATCTCGCCTTCTTCCTGCCGATGGCGGCAACGCGGACGCTGCTGCTGCGCACGGGCGTCATTGCCGACATCGGCACGGTGTCGCTGCTCGTCACCATCGCCGGCGTGCTCGGCGCGCTGGCGATCTGGCAGGTAGCGCTGCGCCTCAATGCGCGTTTCCTGTTCGAGCGGCCCGATGCGTTCTGGATCGCACCGAAGAGGACGGGAGCCGTGTTGCAGGCGGCGGAATGA